The following are encoded together in the Pseudomonadota bacterium genome:
- the cpaB gene encoding Flp pilus assembly protein CpaB, with amino-acid sequence MFQKNNFVRGRRRRSDAIVQKFFILIGVFFIGILGIAAYLHLSSGQGDAANIAMQPAAPIDDGLIEVIIPINNITPGTGFQPQMFRKVRKPEVVVGPETVRSFEDLKGMYAKGVLVANNLVNREFITNLQPVNALTATIPSGYRAIAIAVNATSSVEGWAQGGARVDVVWVTDFTGRNIATTIAHNVKVLSANRRTEVGPVNAKGKPGARAQQPEEAIPPTVTLMLTLQDAMKVRLAALNGELSLVLRGIDDTGGVVTSGIINETMLYSDGTDGQKLAPRQELISVRVKDPKTGKEELMKFQYGHRVYN; translated from the coding sequence ATGTTTCAGAAAAACAACTTTGTGCGGGGACGACGACGGAGATCTGATGCAATTGTGCAGAAGTTCTTTATTCTCATCGGCGTGTTCTTTATCGGTATTCTTGGCATAGCTGCCTATCTGCACCTCTCAAGTGGGCAGGGAGATGCCGCCAACATAGCGATGCAACCTGCAGCACCTATTGATGATGGATTAATTGAAGTTATTATCCCTATCAATAACATCACCCCGGGCACAGGATTTCAACCACAGATGTTTCGTAAAGTTAGAAAACCGGAGGTGGTTGTAGGCCCAGAGACGGTGCGCTCATTTGAAGATTTAAAGGGCATGTATGCCAAGGGTGTTCTGGTTGCCAATAATTTAGTTAATAGAGAGTTCATTACTAATCTACAACCGGTTAATGCCCTGACCGCCACTATTCCCTCTGGGTATCGTGCGATAGCAATCGCGGTAAATGCAACCAGTAGCGTTGAGGGCTGGGCCCAGGGCGGTGCGCGCGTCGATGTGGTTTGGGTAACTGATTTTACCGGTAGAAATATAGCCACTACTATTGCACACAATGTAAAGGTACTTTCTGCTAATAGACGAACTGAGGTTGGACCGGTAAATGCAAAGGGTAAACCAGGGGCACGAGCCCAACAGCCTGAAGAGGCTATTCCACCTACCGTTACCCTAATGTTAACCCTGCAGGATGCTATGAAGGTCAGGCTTGCAGCGTTGAATGGAGAGCTTTCATTAGTCCTGCGTGGAATTGATGATACCGGTGGGGTTGTAACGAGCGGAATTATCAACGAGACGATGCTCTATAGCGATGGTACGGATGGTCAGAAGCTCGCACCGCGCCAGGAATTAATATCGGTTAGGGTAAAGGATCCTAAGACCGGTAAAGAGGAGCTGATGAAGTTCCAATATGGGCATAGAGTCTATAATTAG
- a CDS encoding RsmE family RNA methyltransferase: MNSLIILPFECVDTTCAVLQNNRASYAFGTHGIRVGQTLRVAVMGGLRGTGLVTESSAERVVLTIELSKAAIRHRSVDLIVGVSRPQTVKKVIQAAVMLGVRSLHFVSSEQGEKSYLQSTALEPEGIEEETIKALEQVWDSRVPEICVHRSFEYFLKNRLSAIAPSEASLRIVAHPNGKELNLEQHHSSNTAAVVAIGPERGWSSREIELLEAQGFRLTGLGERVLRVEVALTFLLGQLELLLPTA; encoded by the coding sequence ATGAACTCTCTTATCATCCTACCATTCGAGTGTGTAGATACGACCTGCGCAGTTCTGCAAAATAATAGGGCGTCTTATGCCTTTGGTACACATGGTATTCGGGTAGGGCAGACGCTTAGGGTCGCTGTAATGGGTGGATTGCGTGGCACGGGGCTCGTTACAGAGAGCTCCGCAGAGCGGGTTGTGCTTACCATTGAGCTCTCTAAGGCTGCTATTCGGCACCGTTCGGTCGATCTCATCGTAGGGGTCTCTAGGCCGCAAACGGTAAAGAAGGTTATTCAGGCGGCGGTAATGCTAGGCGTTCGTTCGCTGCACTTTGTTAGTAGTGAGCAGGGGGAGAAGAGCTATCTGCAATCAACGGCGCTTGAGCCAGAGGGTATTGAGGAGGAGACCATCAAGGCGCTTGAACAGGTTTGGGATAGTAGGGTGCCTGAAATATGCGTTCATAGGTCGTTTGAGTACTTTTTGAAAAATAGGTTAAGCGCAATCGCACCTTCTGAAGCATCACTTCGCATCGTCGCACATCCAAATGGAAAGGAGCTGAATTTAGAGCAACACCATAGCAGCAACACCGCTGCCGTGGTTGCGATAGGTCCGGAACGGGGCTGGAGCAGTAGAGAGATCGAGCTGCTTGAGGCGCAGGGGTTCAGGCTAACAGGGCTCGGAGAGCGGGTCTTGCGCGTTGAGGTAGCACTTACCTTTCTGCTTGGGCAACTGGAGCTCTTGCTCCCAACGGCATAA
- a CDS encoding serine acetyltransferase, whose protein sequence is MTYDINQTVQTLFELRKSCSGTVPPSGCVAPFIEATLGALFPQLSKVPALSPETLRPLVQESTRLLAELTEPVLRPESTGTLVDNFITALPTLHTIIKEDAQAIYAGDPAAQSIDEVIIAYPGFLAIAVYRIANWLLKQGVRTVPRMLSEHAHRLAGVDIHPGATIGRSFVIDHGTGIVIGETTVIHDNVKIYQGVTLGALSVDKSLANKKRHPTIEQGVVIYANATILGGETVVGEGSIIGGNVWLTTSVPARSRVYHRSDHSVTS, encoded by the coding sequence ATGACATACGATATAAACCAGACCGTTCAGACCCTCTTTGAGCTACGAAAGAGCTGCTCTGGGACAGTACCACCAAGTGGCTGTGTAGCCCCATTTATAGAAGCCACATTGGGGGCTCTCTTCCCGCAACTATCCAAGGTGCCAGCACTCTCCCCTGAAACCCTGAGACCACTAGTGCAAGAGAGTACGCGCCTACTCGCAGAGCTTACAGAGCCGGTACTCAGGCCGGAATCAACTGGAACACTCGTAGATAACTTTATTACAGCGCTGCCAACGCTGCATACGATCATCAAGGAGGACGCGCAGGCTATCTATGCAGGCGATCCAGCGGCACAAAGTATCGACGAGGTCATTATCGCCTATCCAGGCTTCCTCGCTATCGCCGTATATCGCATCGCCAATTGGCTACTTAAACAGGGGGTCCGCACCGTACCTAGAATGTTAAGCGAGCACGCTCATAGATTAGCTGGTGTGGATATTCATCCAGGAGCAACGATCGGACGTTCCTTCGTTATCGATCATGGGACTGGCATCGTTATAGGTGAGACGACCGTGATCCACGATAACGTAAAGATCTACCAAGGTGTTACCCTTGGGGCGCTCAGCGTTGATAAATCACTGGCGAATAAAAAACGGCACCCGACGATTGAACAGGGGGTTGTGATCTACGCTAACGCCACAATCTTGGGGGGCGAGACAGTGGTCGGTGAGGGGAGCATTATAGGTGGAAATGTCTGGCTTACTACAAGTGTTCCTGCACGCTCTCGCGTTTATCACCGTTCAGACCACTCTGTGACATCGTAG
- a CDS encoding N-6 DNA methylase produces MTHLTPLYRTLRAARRLQPNIAAEGWRDLAFTQLLIEACSNHAAVLNNGSFLARVERLSALLDGRSSILTGAVTFLQKAEGAILNDISEFALNLRNDALLVGWAYQIWNEPERDASTWGVSKRDKQQPEGLSIAAATQLFTDDYMAQFLLARSGNISGVDRDICDPACGTGHILVHAFRTLRRREPNVSSLELIQRLYGFDIDPYAVELCRLILLAEVMRDGDVDVGVLWSSLERTIKTVSAPLGSLDRNSKDVLLERNYGCIVTNPPYLGRRKLTGEVREFLDSQYPSCALDLCAAFMQRVLELLAPGGFLGLVTVDKWLRLKGYRMLRSGGPGFKGLYRELSLDTLCELGERAFDPRIGLHDGVGIALLTGRKLPPLAGHPFRFISCADLRDYEAKVTFIERLSKQPEVQDEHLRIVIQDKLLGESSHEIFLESAGLPNTLVTSTRQVKQVAQVVIGVQTNDDQRFVRYHWEVPPDLTRWKVHAKGGGYGRWYGLNRFVLDWQGGAQLFGADSKSGSSVVRWFDQPGWSYSWFANGSLGLRKKEAGWSFGRAASSGFFCEDERIVAFLNSRFGSLCVRRIGGKVQLPEGVVRNVPLPESLDGISLELIHAAVEIKQALVRTDPREVSFVPDVMPAPFDLLRLEVLLRLIEAALEEQVARCIGVRRGAEHNVMALPVGLYKTSYGVGSERFWSRIPARYAALRGVLCAELREGCSVTESSGADLAALTNSLTTGKKRRVAGTLNPSDGPLEQLCREYSINPLDVLLLLEEGSVRDKALKQALWKPHVEVAIFERVLRQLGHIWWSQAEGSLRVVAGPRSVRELAELVSSELAGIEPEQILGMSVERWLMRKAPAWQDATFYGVPLLTYLVGDTSCADLVLHSWEHSDIATMSQSGLNGDKRESVQEHL; encoded by the coding sequence ATGACTCACCTTACCCCCCTATATCGCACTCTCAGGGCTGCGCGCAGATTGCAGCCCAATATCGCAGCAGAAGGTTGGCGAGATCTAGCCTTTACCCAGCTCCTGATCGAAGCGTGTTCTAACCACGCAGCCGTTTTAAATAATGGATCTTTTCTCGCGCGTGTAGAGCGGCTCTCAGCTCTTTTAGACGGGCGCTCCTCTATCCTTACAGGTGCTGTCACGTTCCTACAAAAAGCAGAGGGAGCTATTCTCAACGATATCTCTGAGTTTGCATTGAACCTGCGTAACGATGCGCTACTCGTTGGTTGGGCGTATCAGATCTGGAATGAACCGGAGCGGGATGCAAGTACCTGGGGAGTAAGTAAACGCGATAAGCAGCAGCCCGAGGGTCTCTCAATAGCCGCAGCGACCCAACTGTTTACCGATGACTATATGGCGCAGTTTCTGCTAGCGCGTTCAGGAAATATTAGTGGAGTTGATCGCGATATCTGCGACCCCGCCTGTGGTACCGGACATATATTAGTGCATGCGTTTCGTACCCTTCGTCGACGTGAGCCAAACGTTTCGTCACTAGAGCTCATACAGCGTCTGTACGGGTTTGATATAGACCCTTATGCGGTAGAGCTGTGTCGCTTGATACTACTGGCTGAGGTTATGCGTGATGGAGATGTAGATGTAGGAGTGCTGTGGAGCTCACTTGAAAGAACAATTAAAACGGTTTCCGCACCACTTGGCAGCCTTGATCGCAATTCAAAAGATGTGCTGCTCGAACGTAATTATGGCTGTATCGTCACAAATCCTCCCTATCTTGGACGGCGTAAACTTACTGGTGAGGTGCGCGAGTTTCTAGATAGTCAATATCCAAGCTGTGCACTCGATCTCTGTGCGGCCTTTATGCAGAGAGTCTTAGAGCTGCTAGCCCCTGGAGGGTTTCTTGGCCTCGTTACGGTAGATAAATGGCTGCGCTTAAAGGGCTACAGGATGCTGCGTAGCGGAGGGCCTGGATTCAAAGGGCTCTATCGAGAGCTAAGTCTCGATACGTTATGCGAGCTCGGTGAGCGCGCATTCGATCCACGGATCGGTCTGCATGACGGCGTTGGAATAGCGTTACTGACCGGGCGCAAGCTTCCGCCACTAGCTGGACACCCATTTCGTTTTATCTCCTGTGCAGATCTGCGCGACTACGAGGCAAAGGTCACTTTTATCGAGCGGCTCTCAAAGCAGCCAGAGGTGCAAGATGAGCATCTCCGTATCGTTATACAGGATAAATTACTCGGAGAGAGCTCGCACGAGATCTTCCTTGAAAGTGCTGGACTTCCCAATACCTTAGTGACCTCTACGCGCCAGGTAAAGCAAGTTGCGCAGGTCGTTATTGGCGTGCAAACCAACGATGATCAACGTTTTGTGCGCTATCACTGGGAGGTCCCCCCAGATCTTACGCGCTGGAAGGTACATGCCAAGGGTGGGGGATACGGCCGTTGGTACGGTCTTAATCGCTTTGTCCTCGATTGGCAGGGCGGCGCGCAGCTTTTTGGCGCTGACTCTAAATCGGGCAGCTCCGTTGTACGGTGGTTTGATCAGCCTGGATGGAGCTACTCCTGGTTCGCTAACGGCTCCCTCGGCCTTAGAAAAAAAGAGGCCGGCTGGAGCTTCGGCAGGGCCGCCTCGAGTGGTTTTTTCTGTGAGGATGAGCGAATAGTTGCTTTTCTTAACTCGCGCTTCGGCTCCCTCTGTGTGCGTCGTATCGGAGGTAAGGTTCAACTCCCAGAGGGTGTTGTACGCAACGTTCCACTCCCTGAGTCGCTTGATGGTATAAGTTTGGAGCTGATTCACGCCGCTGTAGAGATAAAGCAGGCGCTAGTTCGTACCGATCCCAGGGAGGTCTCATTTGTGCCAGATGTAATGCCTGCGCCGTTCGATCTATTACGGCTTGAAGTGTTGCTTAGATTGATTGAGGCGGCCCTTGAGGAGCAGGTCGCACGGTGTATTGGAGTGCGCAGGGGTGCTGAACACAACGTTATGGCGCTGCCGGTTGGATTATATAAGACCTCCTACGGGGTTGGAAGTGAGCGCTTCTGGAGTAGGATTCCGGCACGCTACGCCGCATTGCGTGGAGTGCTCTGTGCAGAGCTTAGAGAGGGCTGCTCCGTTACGGAGAGCTCCGGCGCAGATCTTGCCGCGCTAACTAATAGCCTCACCACTGGAAAAAAGAGAAGGGTAGCCGGAACGCTTAATCCCTCCGATGGGCCCCTTGAGCAGCTGTGTCGTGAGTACTCAATTAATCCGCTAGATGTGCTGCTACTGCTAGAAGAGGGGAGCGTTAGAGATAAAGCTCTTAAGCAGGCGCTATGGAAGCCGCACGTTGAGGTGGCCATATTCGAACGGGTGCTTCGCCAATTGGGCCATATCTGGTGGAGTCAGGCTGAAGGTTCTTTGCGTGTGGTCGCCGGACCCCGCAGTGTGCGTGAACTTGCCGAACTAGTTAGCTCCGAATTGGCTGGCATAGAGCCTGAGCAGATACTAGGCATGTCGGTCGAAAGGTGGTTAATGCGCAAGGCTCCTGCGTGGCAAGATGCGACCTTCTACGGGGTACCTTTACTGACTTATCTGGTGGGGGACACATCGTGCGCAGATCTGGTGTTGCACAGTTGGGAGCACTCAGATATCGCTACGATGTCACAGAGTGGTCTGAACGGTGATAAACGCGAGAGCGTGCAGGAACACTTGTAG